A single Streptomyces sp. Edi2 DNA region contains:
- a CDS encoding DUF397 domain-containing protein, which yields MSTGAHKVTGTGLNGPCVLLETPDHPHLAYAEAQRSSVLTSDADIGGAAHPSTLHIRDSKDPQGPHLDFSPGAWASFTSYASGSAAATPAP from the coding sequence ATGAGTACGGGCGCACATAAGGTCACCGGCACCGGGCTGAACGGGCCATGCGTGCTGCTGGAAACCCCCGACCACCCACACTTGGCCTATGCCGAGGCGCAACGCAGCAGCGTGCTGACGTCCGACGCCGATATAGGGGGCGCCGCCCACCCGTCCACCCTCCACATCCGCGACTCCAAGGACCCACAGGGCCCGCACCTCGACTTCTCGCCGGGCGCCTGGGCCTCGTTCACCTCGTACGCCTCAGGTAGCGCTGCCGCCACACCAGCCCCGTAA
- a CDS encoding type II toxin-antitoxin system PemK/MazF family toxin — protein MIRGAVYRVDFGDAKRGHEQRGRRFGLVLSPTSMPWSVATVVPTSTSAQPSVFRPEVALAGTSTRFLVDQIRTVDTSFIHGDPIHYLDRDELAEVEHAVTRYLGL, from the coding sequence GTGATCCGCGGCGCCGTCTACCGCGTCGACTTCGGCGATGCGAAGCGCGGGCACGAGCAGCGAGGGCGCCGTTTCGGCCTGGTGCTGAGCCCTACATCCATGCCTTGGAGCGTCGCCACCGTTGTCCCGACGTCCACCAGTGCGCAGCCCTCGGTCTTCCGGCCCGAGGTTGCACTGGCAGGGACCAGTACGAGGTTTCTGGTCGATCAGATCCGCACGGTCGATACCTCTTTCATTCACGGTGACCCCATCCACTATCTCGACCGTGATGAACTCGCCGAAGTCGAACATGCCGTGACGCGTTACCTCGGGCTCTGA